AAGCTGAAACAACATCCAGAGCACACAAAGTTGAGTTTTAGTACCTCAACATGCACATGACAGGGCAGCTGctgaaaatatcaaaaatgaGCCCTGGTATCACAAGGTTTGCTGTGACCAGAGTcactgacataaaaacatgtgtTGAGCTACGCAACAAATATCTCTGCAAAGAACATCACATGCATCTAAACACGTTCTTGCACACAGAGACTTTTACTCTGATTTAGCTTTCTAATAGTTTTGGAAGTAGTAACTGATTTCGATTGGTTTGATTGGTTGTTGTTTGAACTTGCAcatcaatattttgtgttatgacctgttctgtgtttcagtgtttataaATTCTATCGCtaacaaaaatctatttttttttacattttcttgaagaaaaaaaacctgaaactgACCCATAACACCATAGAAGTTACTATAGTtactaattttaaaatgaaacaaatatattaaaaaaataaaataaaaatcaagcaTTCATTTCAGAGATGTGTTCTATACCTCTGAGCAATATTCAAGTAACACAACAACCTTTTATTTATGATTCTCTTTAggttaatttcttttttaaaaactgaaatagaGACTgattaatatatatacatacatacatacatacacacacacacacacacacacacactgattaaaaaaatgcCCAGAGAGCCACACCAAAAATATTAAACCCAACATTTTCATGGATAAGGAAGCCTAACAAGGTAACCAAGAGATGACAAAAATTGAATGATAAGTTattgtttttagtgtattttaaAGCTGATTTAAGACACCGGGGAAGGTAACGGAAAGCTAACACAACAGGAAGGTTAAGTAAAGCCACTGGTGGACTCGGTTCTGTTGCTGTCTCTGATCCAGAGATGAGTTAAATCATGCTGAGGACACTGACTGGtatttgactgattctgtgGCGTTCCTCCAGTTGACTATCTCCAGGTTCTGGGAGTCCAGGCCTCGTACACACGGTCCCTCGTCTTTCTCATCTTCTTTGCCCATGCAAGGTCGCAGGCGAACAGCTACCCGAACCCTGGTCGTCTTCTTGTGTGATCCATCTGACACCGCCACACGCTGAGCCATGTTGGAgctcctgaaaacaaaaaacaaaaaggcctgGATCACATCACAACATAAAGCAGGTTTACTTAGCGTGCCAACACATGCTGTTTTACTTTATGGGTGAAAAGTGGCAGGTGAATAATGCAGATTGTTAACAAATATGCACAGATTAAcctcataataaaaaaataaacaataatgagCAACGTTTTATTAATCAACGACAGCTTCCCTCGGCTAAtaacaagctaagctaactaacCGTAGTTAACGTCTCTTACTTCTCAAACTAGCCCAGCTAAAGACGGTTACTTCTTCACTGAGTGTATGACTAATGTTTTATTAAGGCTTACCTCTATTATTTCCTGACTCCTTGACCAAAACCTTCGTTATTGTCCGAGTTTCGCCTTTAGCAACATCGCGAGCGTCGTCCTTTAACAATGGCGCTCGAGCCTCCTGCTCCTAACCGAACACTTTTCAAATGCAGAGCGCTGCGGCCGGAAGCTGCCGTCGACCAATCAGAAACACTGGCGCCTCTTTGACGTCCAGCgtctagtgatgggaagttcggttcttttcagtgagccggatcatttgactcagctcaccgAGAAGAGTCGGCTAtttcggctcccaaacgacTCGATGTTTTATCACTTATACCAGGGAtgtccaaactgtttttttaaggagggccagatttgacatgtgaaaatgtctgggggccaatactaacattgCAATTTtaccaaatctaagccaatcaggtatcaacaaatctaaaaaacaattctgcctttctttcacatctgaagtcagataacaaagtataaagtaataataataataacaacaacaataacaataatcataGGCGCCTTcctgtcacccaaggacatcttacaataaatgagagtagacagcaaataacagaagcaaataaaaagaaccataaaagtagtatcaaattacaagaatacaacattaaaaacaggttaaaattGATTCTATGCaatacgttaaacttgcatgaagttaatacaaatcttaacctcatcttcattttaaacatgccttattatgagtaataagttatcattaaagtttaaaacgtcactcttgctcttctctttcacaagatcattcagaaagtaataatTATGTGTCACACCTACAGGTACACATCAGCAGTTatgtacttaaaggtccaaatgcttcattatgtcaaccaaaaaagccaaatctggcAACCATACAGTATCtaacaatcctagcaggccataaataatcTAAAGATCAAGCTgcgggccgcatgaaatcttGCTGCGATTGGCCCTTGGGgcggactttggacatgcctgacTTATACCTttaataattcagccaaatttagtgCTGTTTTTACCCGTGATTTATATGTGTATGCATCACTAAATTATTCATACATTCTTTgtactgaaatattaaaaagtaaaaattacattttctaataccAACAAAATGCTGTATTTGCTGTGTAATGCTGTGttattttcattgcatttacagaccATTGTAACgctctgaaaccacccaatcAATGCACTAACCTCTCTGCTACATAAAGCAGATAGAAAAAATTAagcatagaaataaaacaataaataaatataagaacGCTAATGTCACTGCATGTACATAGTGCACCATaatactaaaaaacaaaacggcTCATGGAAAGGAGCTAGCTCCCATCATTCACTTAAAAGAGTCGGCTCTTTGAAGCGGCTCGTTCACGATCGACACAGCACTACCCGCGTCcttatttagatttattcatACGTGTAATATAGCAGTCAACGCCGTGCTTTATGATcatatatgtacacattttaaagtaaataattaaaacaaataataaagcTGAAGATGTGTTAACTCAAATTCAGCACGATTTGCATTCAGCCCTTTGTGCGATTGCGCAGTGCGCAGGGAGTCGTGCCAGCAGTAGATCTCTATACACTCAGCTGAACTGCTGGCTGAGCGGGCGCCGTTGATGCGACCTATCCAGGTGTTGTTTAATCAGCGGGCATGCGCAGTACAGCAGGAGCAGGCACATCGTCACACACAGTTGTTCTGGTCCAAAATGGCGCTATGTTTACGTCCCTACATAATCGGTTATTATCCCTAACAGGTCTCATGGCGAGCTGCGGTGCTTTCATTCACAACATTTAGCTAAAACACCAGACCCACGACAATAAAGCGGACGGTCGGTAATGACAGTTTAAGGTATGTTATCTCTCGGTGTATTCTGCAGTGGAGAAATAGCTGGCGGTTAGGCCTGACGTTAGCCAGCTAACTTAAGTTAAGTCAGATAAGGACAGCATGACTTTATGTGTCTTTGTTGACTGTTTGTCTTTAAGCAAAGTTAACAGCTGTCATTGGGCCACCTGCTAAATGTTACAGGAGTGATATTACCTCCGACAAAGCTCCTCTTACCTCAGGTAGCCTGCTTCTACTTACCTGCAGTTGTTTTAAATTGTCTTCATGTGCTCCTGTTTGGCAGATCTGTGGCTCTAAAGTTCACCAGCAGCGGGAAGGATGCAGGCTGAGGCCACAGACTCCTCACTGACAGAGGGCATAGAGGCTCTGGGTGTGAAGGACGCAGAGAAACCTGCAGCAggcaaggaggaagaggacaacacagagcagcaggacaCGGAGATGACTGCTGCCACGGAGGAGGACACGACAAGCAAGGATGAAAAGGGTAACTGcatgaagaaacagaaagaaagagacagcacATGAAAGTCTTAAAGTCCAATTTACATGCACTGATGCATATCTAATGTGACAAAACCAGAATGAGTAATGCAGGAAATAATGCAGTGAATGGTTGGTAAACTATAATTGCATACAGATTTTTGCAAGCTcggtatataaaatataaaatatgtgcTCATGTCCAGGAAAGTGTAAAAGAGCAGAAAATGTAAGACCACAGGGTGTAACTGCAGAAAAggtaatgaaataaatataagagtagctcagtctgtagggattgGGAGTCCACCAAAGTATGGACTATCTCTGCACATTTGCATGTATGTCtgtgagccctttgtgtgtgtgtgtgtgtgtgtgtgtgtgtgtgtgtgtgtgtgtgtgtgtgtgtatttcagacCTGAAAAAATTAATTTTCCCCTCGAGGGCTCAATACAGAATCTATTCTGTTCTATTTctatatgtaaatatgaaattGGTAAGTGTAAGTTAAGTGATATCAATCATGAAAAATCACAGAGCAAGTTTAATTTAACACTATGTGTCAGTTTAAAGTAAACCCAAGACAACACTGACAAGAAAAACTGTATTGTTTTAAAGCAGTGTTCCTCAGTGTATATAATAAtagtactaataataatactaataataatgatgatattgtaatcaaatctttgttttgttgttaaaggATCTAAAACATATGAACGAGTGCAATATGTATGATTACTCTTGTTTTgacttatttgtttgtttaaagagTTTTACCCTTTTTAATATGCAATATGTGTAGTACTGTAAAGAGTTGTgtataaacacaatataattTATCTGTAGTAATATATTGTCAAGTTCTACTGTTATTCCTGCCTTCCTCTGAACGTACATCTTTCTCTATATTTTTGCTTCCTCCTCAGATGGAGACGGAGACGCGGTGGACGGCGAGGCGCACAAAGACGAACCTCAGGCAGACACAGCGGTGGATGGTGAAGAGGGAAAGCAGGCTGCGGTAGTGGACGAATGGGAGCTTGCGTACAGTGACGAGGAAATGGAGGACCCTAAAAACTGGATGCCCCCTCCCACTGAGATTAAAAGACTCTATGAGCTCCTCGCTAAAGGGGAGATGTTGGAATTGGACTTTGTGCCCCTTCCTAGGAGGCCTCCTACGCCTGAACATACCCCCTCACCTGAAAGAGATGACGAAGAGGAGGCAGCGAAggacagggagagggaggagagagagcgcaAGTCAGTATTCATATTTCTCTTAATTTAATCTCTGGTTTGTTTACAGCGACTGTATATGAGAAGCctcattatttttgtttccagGCCTCCAACTCCGACTGAGTTTGACTTTGATGAAGAGCAAATGCAAACCACTCCGAAAAATGCCTTCATCAACAGACGCAGAACACCAGGTATGACAAGGCAATAAGCACTGAGATGAACTGCATAAGCCACATTAATCATCTACTATTAGCTGTTCGCTGTTGGGTTTTATTAAATTCTGAAACCACAGTAAAAGTGATGGTTATGATCCATTTTTTACCTTCTTTCCCAGGATCTTCATCCCGCTCCTCTGTGAAAAGGGAAGCTCGGTTGGACAAAGTACTGTCAGACATGAAGCGCCACCGCAAAATCGAGGAGCACATCATGCGCACTGGTCGAGATCTCTTCAAGACTGAAaagaagctggaggaggctCTGTCCCCGAACAGCCAAAAGGAGcgggagaaggagagggaacGAGACAGCAACCCCAACACCATCTTCTCCCCGAGACAGAGGAGATACTGAAGTATTAAGAG
The nucleotide sequence above comes from Larimichthys crocea isolate SSNF chromosome XVI, L_crocea_2.0, whole genome shotgun sequence. Encoded proteins:
- the pagr1 gene encoding PAXIP1-associated glutamate-rich protein 1; translated protein: MQAEATDSSLTEGIEALGVKDAEKPAAGKEEEDNTEQQDTEMTAATEEDTTSKDEKDGDGDAVDGEAHKDEPQADTAVDGEEGKQAAVVDEWELAYSDEEMEDPKNWMPPPTEIKRLYELLAKGEMLELDFVPLPRRPPTPEHTPSPERDDEEEAAKDREREERERKPPTPTEFDFDEEQMQTTPKNAFINRRRTPGSSSRSSVKREARLDKVLSDMKRHRKIEEHIMRTGRDLFKTEKKLEEALSPNSQKEREKERERDSNPNTIFSPRQRRY